CAAACTTAGGGGACTCAACAAAAAAATGGAACCAAAATAAGCAGGAAACACCTCTATCTCGTATGGGGATTGTCCACCTTCTTAGAAAGACATTATTAGACACACAAATATATATTAAGAAGAAAAAAGCTGGGAAAATTGATTTCACTAATTATAGTTTAAAATATGAAGCTCTTGAAAAGGTGATAGAGGGAAAATGTCCTTTAAAGATTACAGCCCACAAAGCCCAAGATATTTTGATTGCAATTAGAATTAAACAAGAGTTTAATATAAATATCCTTGTCGATTACGGTACAGAGGGATATATGGTATTAAATGAACTGGAGAGAGCCAACATTCCTGTGTTTTTAGGTTCTTGCCTAACAGATCAATCAAGTTTGGAGCTGCAGAATAGGCGTGCTGATAGTGGACATCTGTTGTCATCTAGGGGACTTTGCACCTGTATTACAACCCATCATCCTGATGTATCAGTAGAATTGCTTACACTTTCTGCAGCTATTGCAGTTAAAGAAGGAATGGTTTATAAAGAAGCATTAAAATCCATCACAATTAACCCAGCAAAAGCTTTAGGCTTGGATAACCGAATAGGTAGTATTAAAGTAGGTAAGGATGCAGACATCGTTGTATTTGACGGTGATCCCCTAAAGAGTATGTCTAAAGTTACAATGACTTTGATTAATGGTGAAATTGTGTATAAAAGTTAGTGGGCCATTGTAGATTGATTGATAACATTATATATATGATCTAATTTAAGTCCTATTTGAAGTAGTAGCTTGGTTTCAGAGCTTTTCATAGATAAACCAATGATTTTTTCAATTTTTTTTATCCGTTGATAAAGGGTATTTCTATGAATGTATAAATTATCATGGGCTTGTGTTAGGTTAAAATCGCAATAA
This Natronincola ferrireducens DNA region includes the following protein-coding sequences:
- a CDS encoding amidohydrolase family protein, giving the protein MLLLKNGKIFTMEDEIICYGDILIDNGRIVHIGHNIQASDIETIDLHHQIVLPGLIDGSTHLGLIESGKKFEGDDVSEKHIPITPHLNTRDGIYPWDECFDNALRNGVTTVVVNSGHDNVIGSQSCAVKTKRDILEKRIINPFVYIQANLGDSTKKWNQNKQETPLSRMGIVHLLRKTLLDTQIYIKKKKAGKIDFTNYSLKYEALEKVIEGKCPLKITAHKAQDILIAIRIKQEFNINILVDYGTEGYMVLNELERANIPVFLGSCLTDQSSLELQNRRADSGHLLSSRGLCTCITTHHPDVSVELLTLSAAIAVKEGMVYKEALKSITINPAKALGLDNRIGSIKVGKDADIVVFDGDPLKSMSKVTMTLINGEIVYKS